A portion of the Synechococcales cyanobacterium CNB genome contains these proteins:
- the gmd gene encoding GDP-mannose 4,6-dehydratase, with amino-acid sequence MAQTPKRALITGITGQDGSFLAEFLLAKGYEVHGIIRRASSFNTGRIDHVYQDPHHKGTRLFLHYGDLCDANSLAKLLDQTKPDEVYNLGAQSHVRVSFDLPIYTADAVALGALRLLEAVRDHQQRTGRQVRYYQASSSEQYGLAVETPQSETTPFRPRSPYACAKVMAHYATVNYRESYGLHASCGILFNHESERRGETFVTRKITRAVGRIRMGLQDKVYLGNLDSKRDWGYAGDYVRMMWTMLQQDEPDDYVIATGETRSVRDFAEAAFSHVGLDWKAHVAFDPRYLRPAEVDLLLGDATKARARLGWSPTTTFDELVRRMVEHDLELARRERTLTDAGHAMPDFTGHDQ; translated from the coding sequence ATGGCCCAGACGCCGAAACGGGCGCTCATCACAGGGATCACGGGACAGGACGGCTCCTTCCTCGCCGAGTTCCTCCTCGCCAAGGGCTACGAGGTCCACGGCATCATCCGGCGCGCCAGCAGTTTCAACACGGGACGCATCGACCACGTCTACCAGGACCCCCACCACAAGGGCACGCGCCTCTTCCTCCACTACGGAGACCTCTGCGACGCCAACTCCCTCGCCAAGCTCCTCGACCAGACCAAGCCCGACGAGGTCTACAACCTCGGCGCGCAGAGCCACGTCCGCGTCTCCTTCGACCTCCCCATCTACACCGCCGACGCCGTCGCACTCGGTGCGCTCCGCCTCCTCGAAGCCGTCCGCGACCACCAGCAACGCACCGGGCGGCAGGTCCGCTACTACCAGGCCAGTTCCAGCGAGCAGTACGGCCTCGCCGTCGAGACCCCACAGTCCGAGACCACCCCCTTCCGCCCCCGCTCCCCGTACGCCTGCGCCAAGGTCATGGCCCACTACGCCACCGTGAACTACCGCGAGTCCTACGGCCTGCACGCCTCCTGCGGCATCCTCTTCAACCACGAATCCGAACGGCGCGGCGAAACCTTCGTCACCCGAAAGATCACCCGCGCCGTCGGACGCATCCGCATGGGCCTCCAGGACAAGGTCTACCTCGGCAACCTCGACTCCAAGCGCGACTGGGGATACGCCGGCGACTACGTCCGCATGATGTGGACCATGCTCCAGCAGGACGAGCCGGACGACTACGTCATCGCCACCGGCGAAACCCGCTCCGTCCGCGATTTCGCCGAGGCCGCCTTCTCGCACGTCGGACTCGACTGGAAGGCCCACGTCGCCTTCGACCCGCGTTACCTCCGACCCGCAGAGGTAGACCTGCTGCTGGGCGACGCGACCAAGGCCCGCGCCCGCCTCGGCTGGTCGCCCACCACCACCTTCGACGAACTCGTCCGCCGCATGGTCGAGCACGACCTCGAACTCGCCCGCCGCGAACGCACCCTCACCGACGCCGGCCACGCCATGCCCGACTTCACGGGGCACGACCAGTAG
- a CDS encoding serine/threonine protein kinase, translated as MPFDRNDWPTADLPSPGDDETALEGPAGQPGSRVGRYRLVEILGEGGFGVVWRAEQTEPMRREVAVKVIKPGMDSRRVVARFEAERQALAVMDHPCIARVLDGGTTGPEFERPGLPYFVMELVRGEPITVYCASRSLPVRARLELFARVCDAVQHAHYKGVVHRDIKPGNVLVASGDGGPIPKVIDFGIAKALSAGAFGGPLLTEQGQMIGTPQYMSPEQVDPSSVDVDARTDVYSLGVLLYELLTGTVPVETPGVRSRSLYEIQRMILEGEPPRPSTRLASLGAGGREGSRSEARALRGDLDWIVMKCLEKDRSRRYETAAALGEDVRRHLRDEPVQAGPPSASYRLRKFARRRRAPLAAGAVALLALVAGLALASAGFVQASRERDRARIDAARAERAGAFLAGIFAAMQPEIARTRDTTMLRDLLEGAASRVGAELADEPEVEAEVRHAIAKGYRAIARPDEAERHARRAYELLSRHAGADDPRTLAAGNDLAVALHDLGRLEESRSLYGRVLGAYERTLGTRHRETIATRANLGALLSDLALYDEAAAVYEVAVRDARAGFGEDSEITLNNENNLVSVLVNLGRYDEAERLARSALERARRALGADHPYTAHLLNALGLTLNRQERLEEAEAAFAESLDLARAIFGGDHPVVVSGLTNLGQVRAKLGRLGEARVLLEEAARRGRAVLGDDHYELADVLSNLAGVLHLMGRSEEAAPLLADALRITRLRLGEDDSETILCANNLAAALEKTGEHERAEALYRDAMERSVRVLGEAHETTLSVMGNFALFLSETGRTEESLALGERTLSATEAALGSSSVGVLVSAYNLAGAYQGAGRFARAVELYERCVTMLPALPPGHWMVGVVEGGYGACLTAMGRFDEAEPRLLESHRVLLAALGAGHERTRTAVERLIALYEGAGREEEAARWRSSEPPP; from the coding sequence ATGCCGTTTGATCGCAACGACTGGCCGACGGCGGACCTGCCCTCGCCGGGCGATGACGAGACCGCGCTGGAAGGGCCGGCGGGGCAGCCGGGTTCGCGCGTGGGTCGGTACCGGCTGGTTGAGATTCTGGGTGAGGGCGGGTTCGGGGTGGTCTGGCGGGCAGAGCAGACGGAGCCGATGCGGCGCGAGGTTGCGGTCAAGGTCATCAAGCCGGGGATGGATTCGCGCCGCGTGGTGGCGCGTTTCGAGGCGGAGCGTCAGGCGCTGGCGGTGATGGACCACCCGTGCATCGCGCGGGTGCTGGACGGCGGGACGACGGGGCCGGAGTTCGAGCGTCCGGGGCTGCCGTACTTCGTGATGGAGTTGGTGCGGGGCGAGCCGATCACGGTGTACTGCGCGTCGAGGTCGCTGCCCGTGCGCGCGCGGCTTGAGTTGTTCGCGCGCGTGTGCGATGCGGTGCAGCACGCGCACTACAAGGGGGTCGTTCACCGCGACATCAAGCCGGGCAACGTGCTGGTGGCGTCGGGGGACGGTGGTCCGATCCCGAAGGTGATCGACTTCGGGATCGCCAAGGCGCTGTCGGCGGGTGCGTTCGGCGGTCCGCTGCTGACCGAGCAGGGGCAGATGATCGGCACGCCGCAGTACATGTCGCCGGAGCAGGTGGACCCGTCGAGCGTGGACGTGGACGCGCGGACGGACGTGTACTCGCTCGGCGTGCTGCTGTACGAGCTGCTGACGGGGACGGTGCCGGTCGAGACGCCCGGTGTCCGCTCGCGCAGCCTGTACGAGATTCAGCGGATGATCCTAGAGGGGGAGCCGCCGAGGCCGAGCACGCGTCTGGCGTCGCTGGGAGCGGGGGGGCGTGAGGGTTCGCGGTCGGAGGCGCGGGCGTTGCGTGGCGACCTCGACTGGATCGTGATGAAGTGCCTGGAGAAGGACCGCTCGCGTCGGTACGAGACGGCGGCCGCGCTGGGGGAGGACGTTCGGCGGCACCTGCGTGACGAACCAGTGCAGGCGGGTCCGCCCTCGGCGTCGTACCGGCTTCGGAAGTTCGCGCGTCGGCGTCGGGCGCCGCTGGCGGCCGGGGCGGTGGCGCTGCTCGCGCTGGTGGCTGGGCTGGCGTTGGCGTCGGCCGGATTCGTGCAGGCGAGCCGGGAGCGTGACCGTGCCCGGATCGACGCGGCGCGTGCGGAGCGTGCGGGGGCGTTCCTGGCGGGCATCTTCGCGGCGATGCAGCCCGAGATCGCGCGTACGCGCGACACGACGATGCTGCGCGATTTGCTGGAAGGGGCGGCGTCGCGCGTCGGGGCGGAACTGGCGGACGAGCCGGAGGTCGAGGCGGAGGTCCGCCACGCGATCGCGAAGGGCTACCGCGCGATCGCGCGCCCCGACGAGGCGGAGCGTCACGCGCGGCGTGCCTACGAGCTGCTCTCGCGGCACGCGGGCGCGGACGATCCGCGCACGCTCGCGGCGGGGAACGACCTCGCGGTCGCGCTGCACGACCTCGGGCGGCTGGAGGAGTCGCGCTCGCTCTACGGGAGAGTGCTGGGCGCCTACGAGCGCACGCTCGGCACGCGCCACCGGGAGACGATCGCGACGCGCGCGAACCTCGGCGCGCTCCTGAGCGACCTGGCGTTGTACGACGAGGCGGCGGCGGTCTACGAGGTTGCGGTGCGGGACGCGCGGGCGGGGTTCGGCGAGGACTCGGAGATCACGCTCAACAACGAGAACAACCTCGTCTCCGTGCTGGTGAACCTCGGGCGGTACGACGAGGCGGAAAGGCTGGCGCGGAGTGCGCTGGAGCGCGCACGCCGGGCGCTGGGTGCGGACCATCCGTACACGGCGCACCTGCTCAACGCGCTGGGTCTGACGCTCAACCGGCAGGAGCGGCTGGAGGAGGCCGAGGCGGCGTTCGCGGAGTCGCTCGATCTCGCCCGGGCGATCTTCGGCGGCGACCATCCCGTGGTCGTGTCGGGGCTGACGAACCTGGGGCAGGTGCGGGCGAAGCTCGGTCGGCTCGGGGAGGCGCGTGTGCTGCTGGAGGAGGCGGCGCGGCGGGGTCGGGCGGTGCTGGGCGACGATCACTACGAGTTGGCCGACGTGCTGTCGAACCTGGCTGGCGTGCTGCACCTGATGGGTCGCTCCGAGGAGGCGGCGCCGCTGCTGGCCGATGCGTTGCGGATCACGCGCCTGCGGCTCGGTGAGGATGACTCGGAGACGATTCTGTGCGCGAACAACCTGGCGGCCGCGCTGGAGAAGACGGGCGAGCACGAGCGTGCCGAGGCGCTGTACCGCGACGCGATGGAGCGGTCGGTGCGTGTGCTGGGGGAGGCGCATGAGACGACGCTCTCGGTGATGGGCAACTTCGCGTTGTTCCTCTCGGAGACGGGCCGGACGGAAGAGTCGCTGGCGCTGGGCGAGCGCACGCTATCGGCGACGGAGGCGGCGCTCGGTTCGTCGAGTGTGGGCGTGCTGGTGAGTGCGTACAACCTGGCGGGGGCGTACCAGGGCGCGGGTCGGTTCGCGCGGGCGGTGGAGTTGTACGAGCGGTGTGTGACGATGCTGCCCGCGCTGCCGCCGGGGCACTGGATGGTCGGCGTGGTGGAGGGGGGGTACGGGGCGTGCCTGACGGCGATGGGGAGGTTCGACGAAGCGGAGCCGAGATTGCTGGAGTCGCACCGCGTGCTGCTGGCCGCGCTGGGGGCGGGCCACGAGCGGACCCGCACGGCGGTGGAGAGGTTGATCGCGCTGTACGAGGGCGCGGGGCGTGAGGAGGAAGCGGCGCGTTGGCGTTCGAGCGAGCCGCCGCCGTGA
- the gatB gene encoding Asp-tRNA(Asn)/Glu-tRNA(Gln) amidotransferase subunit GatB, which yields MRRFHGVVRVSARGWYDVSMAAARSMADVVSTEPIIGLEVHVELATRGKMFTRASNPAHPEFHDSGPNTLTDAVVLALPGTLPVMNRAAVEMAALVGLALGCTIAPLSRWDRKSYFYPDLPKGYQISQYDLPLCFDGVFELPATDAQGRIDPAGATRRIGIIRAHLEEDAGKLLHEAPGGGAIDFSIVDLNRAGTPLLEIVTAPDFRSADEATAFARLLRQTCRFLGVTEGVMQRGHVRFEPNVNCRLTLRDGRVVHTPIVEVKNLNSFRALHGAISHELTEQPRRWVADGREHGPGEKTTRGWDADRGATYVQREKEDAEDYRYFPDPDLPPVAMGEAWVERLRASLPELPVARVRRYCEGYDLSPAEASQLVEEREVCEFLDAAADGAVERGVARERAGRLAAGFVLQHGARLANERSTLVSRLGVSAEQLAAIVAMRDAGDLGSTAADELLALLCEPAHAGADPRVVAESRGLITVRDDAALDAWCERAIAENPRAAEDVRSGKQAAIGRLVGAVMKASGGAADANAARERLIEKLSNG from the coding sequence ATGCGCCGCTTTCACGGTGTTGTGCGTGTTTCGGCGCGAGGCTGGTACGATGTTTCGATGGCGGCCGCTCGTTCCATGGCTGACGTTGTGTCCACCGAGCCGATCATCGGCCTTGAGGTTCACGTTGAGTTGGCGACGCGTGGGAAGATGTTCACGCGTGCGTCCAACCCCGCGCACCCCGAGTTCCACGATTCCGGGCCGAACACGCTGACGGACGCGGTGGTGCTCGCGTTGCCTGGTACGCTGCCGGTGATGAACCGGGCGGCGGTGGAGATGGCCGCGCTGGTGGGTCTGGCGCTGGGGTGCACGATCGCGCCGCTTTCGCGGTGGGATCGGAAGAGCTACTTCTATCCCGACCTGCCGAAGGGGTACCAGATCAGCCAGTACGACCTGCCGCTGTGCTTCGACGGCGTGTTCGAACTGCCGGCGACGGACGCGCAGGGGCGGATCGATCCGGCGGGCGCGACCCGGCGCATCGGCATCATCCGTGCGCACCTGGAGGAGGACGCGGGCAAGCTGCTTCACGAGGCGCCGGGGGGTGGTGCGATCGACTTCTCGATCGTGGACCTGAACCGTGCCGGCACGCCGCTGCTGGAGATCGTGACCGCGCCGGACTTTCGCTCTGCGGACGAGGCGACGGCGTTCGCGCGGCTGCTGCGGCAGACGTGCCGGTTTCTCGGGGTGACGGAGGGCGTGATGCAGCGCGGGCACGTGCGATTCGAGCCGAACGTGAACTGCCGGCTCACGCTGCGTGACGGGCGTGTCGTGCACACGCCGATCGTGGAGGTGAAGAACCTCAACTCGTTTCGTGCGTTGCACGGCGCGATCTCGCACGAGCTGACGGAGCAGCCGCGGCGGTGGGTGGCTGACGGGCGCGAGCACGGCCCGGGCGAGAAGACCACGCGCGGCTGGGACGCGGATCGCGGGGCGACGTACGTGCAGCGTGAGAAGGAGGACGCGGAGGACTACCGCTACTTCCCCGACCCGGACCTGCCGCCGGTGGCGATGGGTGAGGCGTGGGTGGAGCGGCTGCGCGCGAGCCTGCCGGAACTGCCGGTCGCTCGAGTGCGCCGGTACTGCGAGGGCTACGACCTCTCGCCCGCCGAGGCGTCGCAGCTGGTCGAGGAGCGCGAGGTGTGCGAGTTTCTGGACGCGGCGGCGGACGGTGCGGTCGAGCGCGGCGTGGCGCGCGAGCGGGCGGGGCGTCTGGCGGCGGGGTTCGTGCTGCAGCACGGGGCGCGGCTGGCGAACGAGCGCAGCACGCTGGTCTCGCGGCTCGGCGTGTCGGCGGAGCAACTCGCGGCGATCGTGGCGATGCGCGACGCGGGCGACCTCGGCTCGACGGCGGCGGATGAACTTCTTGCCCTGCTCTGCGAGCCGGCGCACGCGGGGGCGGACCCGCGGGTAGTGGCCGAGTCACGCGGGCTGATCACGGTGCGGGACGACGCGGCGCTCGATGCCTGGTGCGAGCGTGCGATCGCGGAGAACCCGCGGGCTGCGGAGGACGTGCGTTCCGGCAAGCAGGCGGCGATCGGGCGGTTGGTCGGCGCGGTGATGAAGGCGAGCGGTGGGGCGGCGGACGCGAATGCGGCGCGGGAAAGGCTGATCGAGAAACTGAGCAACGGCTGA